From Spiroplasma monobiae MQ-1, a single genomic window includes:
- a CDS encoding Cof-type HAD-IIB family hydrolase: MKEFKKIAATDMDGTIIFEWDNVSEENKKELLKFQKDSNNSLTIVTGRNYFMADFAARDLNIKLPVICSNGASVIDPNTFEYIAKNHFSKEEIKDLMEKFLSTNIDVCISNDFRVHYVKHDDWQEMLTNNKTKISFDHFPNDQILYKYDDLEHMINDGLDHDESFPVLVANTISDEELDYVRKIVEEKSLLALEFPRENGGCRIELFKEDATKSWGLNALLNHYKLTKEDIHVFGDEHNDYPMFRDFPNSYAMGNAIDGIKELAKEVIDTVQSAGVGKKLNSIIEDFK, encoded by the coding sequence ATGAAAGAATTTAAAAAAATAGCAGCAACAGATATGGATGGAACAATAATTTTTGAATGAGATAATGTTAGTGAAGAAAATAAAAAGGAGTTATTAAAATTTCAAAAGGATTCAAATAATAGTTTAACAATTGTTACTGGTAGAAATTATTTTATGGCTGACTTTGCAGCAAGAGATTTAAATATTAAATTACCAGTAATTTGTTCTAATGGAGCTTCGGTGATTGACCCAAATACATTTGAATACATTGCTAAAAATCATTTTTCTAAAGAAGAAATAAAAGATTTGATGGAAAAGTTTTTATCAACAAATATTGATGTATGTATTTCAAATGATTTTAGAGTTCATTATGTAAAACATGATGATTGACAAGAAATGTTAACTAATAACAAGACTAAAATAAGTTTTGATCATTTTCCCAATGATCAAATTCTGTACAAATATGATGATTTAGAACATATGATAAATGATGGTCTAGATCATGATGAAAGTTTTCCTGTACTTGTTGCAAACACAATAAGTGATGAAGAACTTGACTATGTAAGAAAAATTGTAGAAGAGAAATCATTATTAGCTCTAGAATTTCCAAGAGAAAATGGAGGATGTAGAATAGAACTTTTTAAAGAAGATGCAACCAAAAGTTGAGGACTAAACGCTTTGTTAAATCACTATAAACTTACTAAAGAAGATATTCATGTGTTTGGAGATGAACATAATGACTATCCAATGTTTAGAGATTTTCCAAATTCTTATGCAATGGGAAATGCAATTGATGGAATCAAAGAACTTGCAAAAGAAGTTATTGATACAGTTCAAAGCGCTGGAGTTGGTAAAAAACTAAACTCAATTATTGAAGATTTTAAATAA
- a CDS encoding type I phosphomannose isomerase catalytic subunit, whose product MDRIIKIKPFFSERIWGGEKLREFGFDIPKNNIGEAWVISAHENGMSYLEGENISFKDFYEKNKDIFCFSKEEQYPLLTKIITANDFLSVQVHPNDEYAKNKHNSLGKPESWYILDCPENAKLIYGHKAESINQFKEMVKNGEWNNLLKEVEINKGDFLYVEPGKIHAITPGVTVYEIQRSSDITYRLYDYDRIDNNGKSRELHIEDSLKNVSIPDTSDVIIRNNKDLKFDCEYFSLEKVTVDKEKVVWKCNMDLKWYQFTVIKGKCLINDLEFKLGDSAFCIKEEGELTIEGESELLISWINL is encoded by the coding sequence ATGGATAGAATTATTAAAATTAAGCCATTCTTTTCCGAAAGAATTTGAGGGGGAGAAAAACTTAGGGAATTTGGATTTGATATACCAAAAAACAATATAGGAGAGGCTTGAGTTATTTCTGCTCATGAAAATGGTATGTCTTATTTGGAAGGTGAAAATATCTCTTTTAAAGATTTTTATGAAAAAAATAAAGATATTTTTTGTTTTTCAAAAGAAGAACAATACCCTTTACTTACAAAGATAATAACTGCCAATGACTTTTTGTCTGTTCAAGTGCATCCTAACGATGAATATGCAAAGAATAAACATAATTCTCTTGGTAAGCCAGAAAGTTGATATATTTTAGATTGTCCTGAAAATGCAAAATTAATTTATGGTCATAAAGCAGAAAGTATTAACCAATTCAAGGAAATGGTTAAAAATGGTGAATGAAATAATTTGCTTAAAGAAGTTGAAATCAATAAAGGGGATTTCCTTTATGTTGAACCAGGAAAAATACATGCAATAACACCCGGTGTAACTGTTTATGAAATTCAAAGATCAAGTGATATCACATATAGACTATATGATTATGACAGAATTGATAATAATGGAAAATCTAGAGAACTTCATATTGAAGATAGTTTAAAAAATGTTTCAATTCCAGATACAAGCGATGTTATTATAAGAAACAATAAAGATTTAAAATTTGATTGTGAATATTTTTCTTTAGAAAAAGTAACTGTAGATAAAGAAAAGGTAGTTTGAAAATGCAATATGGATTTAAAATGATACCAATTTACTGTTATTAAAGGAAAGTGCTTAATAAATGACTTAGAATTCAAATTGGGTGACTCAGCTTTTTGTATAAAAGAAGAAGGCGAACTAACAATCGAAGGAGAATCAGAATTACTAATTTCCTGAATAAATTTATAG
- the yihA gene encoding ribosome biogenesis GTP-binding protein YihA/YsxC, translating into MIKQAKFLTSAANKSGWLKDNIPEVCFIGRSNVGKSTFINALTNQNKLAKTSSTPGKTRLLNFFDINNSQFRIVDAPGYGYARVNHDQKLAFAKMMDEYLTNRDELKFICQLVDLRHPPTKDDVEMYNFFKHHEIKVFIVATKRDKCKKNDIQKNEKIIKQTLDFDPNDKFLSISSTEKNNLDKVYDIFMEMFEMN; encoded by the coding sequence ATGATAAAACAAGCTAAATTTTTAACTTCAGCTGCTAATAAAAGTGGTTGATTAAAGGATAATATTCCAGAGGTTTGCTTTATTGGGAGAAGTAATGTTGGAAAATCCACTTTTATTAACGCTTTAACAAATCAAAACAAACTTGCAAAAACATCATCAACACCAGGAAAAACAAGACTTTTAAATTTCTTTGATATTAATAATTCACAATTTAGAATAGTGGATGCACCTGGTTATGGTTATGCAAGGGTAAATCATGATCAAAAATTAGCATTTGCAAAAATGATGGATGAATATTTAACTAATAGAGATGAATTGAAGTTTATTTGTCAATTGGTAGACTTAAGACACCCACCAACAAAAGATGATGTTGAAATGTATAATTTCTTTAAGCATCACGAAATAAAGGTTTTTATCGTGGCAACAAAAAGAGATAAGTGTAAAAAGAATGATATTCAGAAAAACGAAAAAATTATTAAACAAACATTGGATTTTGATCCAAATGATAAGTTTTTATCAATTTCTTCAACTGAAAAAAATAATCTAGACAAAGTATATGATATTTTCATGGAAATGTTTGAAATGAATTAA
- a CDS encoding nitroreductase family protein: MTKSLKMLEERISAKRYVQDFKLSDEQKTELLESIRFAPSSFGMEPFRVLMIENKEIKEELLPAWWNQVGVTQSSAVLIWVGYKEDYLKSTHFKEQVERSIPAEFESVREMIYGGADGILSALEITRDEWVARQAYISLGTVLNTAQELGLDVCASEGLEQKGIATVLEKHGLLNSKDEKVLVGMFVGKVDKDQEFHHSFTKVRRPSDKAYKIVE, encoded by the coding sequence ATGACAAAAAGTTTAAAAATGCTAGAAGAAAGAATTTCAGCAAAAAGATATGTTCAAGACTTTAAATTAAGCGATGAACAAAAAACAGAATTATTAGAATCAATTAGATTCGCACCAAGTTCATTTGGTATGGAACCTTTTAGAGTTTTAATGATCGAAAATAAAGAAATTAAAGAAGAATTGTTACCTGCTTGATGAAATCAAGTTGGTGTAACTCAATCATCTGCGGTTTTGATTTGAGTTGGTTACAAAGAAGATTACTTAAAATCAACTCACTTTAAAGAACAAGTTGAAAGATCAATTCCAGCTGAATTTGAAAGCGTTAGAGAAATGATTTATGGTGGAGCTGATGGAATATTGTCAGCTCTTGAAATTACAAGAGATGAATGAGTTGCTAGACAAGCCTATATTTCATTAGGAACTGTTTTAAATACAGCACAAGAATTAGGATTAGATGTTTGTGCTTCAGAAGGTTTAGAACAAAAAGGAATAGCTACAGTACTTGAAAAACATGGTTTATTAAATTCTAAAGATGAAAAAGTTTTAGTTGGGATGTTCGTTGGTAAAGTCGATAAAGACCAAGAATTCCATCATTCATTTACAAAAGTTAGAAGACCATCAGATAAAGCTTACAAAATAGTTGAATAA